In a genomic window of Xylophilus rhododendri:
- the lspA gene encoding signal peptidase II produces the protein MARGKTLSAGRSSGGASGLLPWLGLALIVLIADQFTKTLILGYYRLGDAHHVTNFFNIVRAHNTGAAFSFLADSSGWQRWMFTAIGVLAAGFIIWLLRSHAGQKLFSFSLALIMGGAIGNVIDRLMHGYVVDFLDFHLAGRHFPAFNVADSAITVGAICLVLDELIRVRRGR, from the coding sequence ATGGCCCGCGGCAAGACCCTTTCGGCCGGCCGCAGCAGCGGCGGCGCATCCGGCCTGCTGCCCTGGCTGGGCCTGGCGCTGATCGTGCTCATCGCCGACCAGTTCACCAAGACCCTGATCCTGGGCTACTACCGGCTCGGCGACGCGCACCACGTCACCAACTTCTTCAACATCGTGCGGGCGCACAACACCGGCGCGGCCTTCTCCTTCCTGGCCGACTCCTCGGGCTGGCAGCGCTGGATGTTCACCGCCATCGGCGTGCTGGCCGCCGGCTTCATCATCTGGCTGCTGCGCTCACATGCGGGCCAGAAGCTGTTCTCCTTCTCGCTGGCGCTGATCATGGGCGGCGCCATCGGCAATGTCATCGACCGGCTGATGCACGGCTACGTGGTCGACTTCCTCGACTTCCACCTGGCCGGCCGCCACTTCCCCGCCTTCAACGTGGCCGACAGCGCCATCACCGTCGGCGCCATCTGCCTGGTGCTGGACGAACTGATACGCGTGCGGCGCGGACGCTGA
- the ileS gene encoding isoleucine--tRNA ligase, producing the protein MSESQAAPTDYRATLNLPDTPFPMRGDLPKREPGWVQEWETKGIYKKLRDARCGAPRFVLHDGPPYANGQIHMGHAVNKILKDMIVKARQLKGMDALYVPGWDCHGLPIENQIEKLHGRNLSRDEVQARSRAYATEQVALQKKDFKRLGVLGDWEDPYLTMNPGNEADEIRALKRIMERGFVYRGLKPVYWCFDCRSSLAEFEIEYADKQSQTIDVAFEAAEPQKLAAAFGLESLAKPAFAVIWTTTAWTIPANQALNLNPELEYSLVDTSRGLLILASALVEKALERYQLGGTVLASVVGEKLANLQFKHPLHDVADPGTGEYSYRRLSPVFLADYATADDGTGIVHSAPAYGVDDFNSCIANGFSHDDILNPVQATGVYVEELPMFGGQFIWKAAPVIVEALRAADRLMATATITHSYPHCWRHKTPVIYRAAAQWFVRMDEGEGVFTKDKAGKTLRQLALDAIEQTGFYPENGKTRLRDMISGRPDWCISRQRNWGVPLPFFLHKASGELHPRTMEIMDQAADMVAKGGIEAWSKATAEDILGAEAADYAKSNDILDVWFDSGTTHFHVLRGSHFDDGISRGGARDEGHHTSGPEADLYLEGHDQHRGWFHSSLLTACAMNDRAPYKGLLTHGFTVDSQGRKMSKSLGNGVDPQKTSEKLGAEIIRLWVAASDYSGDIAGDDKILARVVDAYRRIRNTLRFLLANTSDFDIATDAVPLAEMLEIDRYALARAAQFQEEILAHYEVYEFHPVVAKLQLYCSEDLGGFYLDVLKDRLYTTAPKSLARRSAQTALWQIAQAMLRWMAPFLSFTAEEAWKFVGNSETIFLEQYAVFEGDAAERNALLDKWARIRVAREMVNKDIEVLRADGKVGSSLQANVRLSVPMATHGELWQALASLGEDLKFVFITSAVELAAGDTMQIETRASEAAKCERCWHYREDVGIDPAHPTICGRCTSNLYGAGENRVFA; encoded by the coding sequence ATGTCCGAATCCCAAGCCGCCCCGACCGACTACCGCGCCACGCTCAACCTGCCCGACACCCCCTTCCCCATGCGCGGCGACCTGCCCAAGCGCGAGCCGGGCTGGGTGCAGGAGTGGGAAACGAAGGGCATCTACAAGAAGCTGCGCGATGCCCGCTGCGGCGCGCCGCGCTTCGTGCTGCACGACGGCCCGCCGTATGCCAACGGCCAGATCCACATGGGCCATGCGGTCAACAAGATCCTCAAGGACATGATCGTCAAGGCCCGGCAGCTGAAGGGCATGGACGCCCTCTACGTGCCGGGCTGGGACTGCCACGGCCTGCCGATCGAGAACCAGATCGAGAAGCTGCACGGCCGCAACCTCAGCCGCGACGAGGTGCAGGCCAGGAGCCGCGCCTATGCCACCGAGCAGGTCGCGCTGCAGAAGAAGGACTTCAAGCGCCTGGGCGTGCTGGGCGACTGGGAAGACCCCTACCTCACCATGAACCCCGGCAACGAGGCCGACGAGATCCGGGCCTTGAAGCGCATCATGGAACGCGGCTTCGTCTACCGCGGCCTGAAGCCCGTCTACTGGTGCTTCGACTGCCGCTCCTCGCTCGCCGAGTTCGAGATCGAATACGCCGACAAGCAGTCGCAGACCATCGACGTGGCCTTCGAAGCGGCCGAGCCGCAAAAGCTCGCCGCCGCCTTCGGCCTGGAGTCGCTGGCCAAGCCCGCCTTCGCCGTCATCTGGACCACCACCGCCTGGACCATCCCGGCCAACCAGGCGCTCAACCTCAATCCCGAGCTGGAGTATTCGCTGGTCGACACCTCACGCGGCCTGCTGATCCTGGCCTCGGCCCTGGTCGAGAAGGCCCTGGAACGTTATCAGCTGGGCGGCACCGTGCTGGCCAGCGTCGTCGGCGAGAAGCTGGCCAACCTGCAGTTCAAGCATCCGCTGCACGACGTGGCCGACCCCGGCACCGGCGAATACAGCTACCGCCGCCTCTCGCCCGTCTTCCTGGCCGACTACGCCACGGCCGACGACGGCACCGGCATCGTGCACTCGGCGCCGGCCTACGGCGTGGATGACTTCAATTCCTGCATCGCCAACGGCTTCTCGCACGACGACATCCTGAACCCGGTGCAGGCCACCGGCGTCTATGTCGAGGAACTGCCCATGTTCGGCGGCCAGTTCATCTGGAAGGCCGCGCCGGTGATCGTCGAGGCCCTGCGCGCCGCCGACCGCCTGATGGCCACCGCCACCATCACCCACAGCTATCCGCACTGCTGGCGCCACAAGACGCCCGTCATCTACCGCGCCGCCGCCCAGTGGTTCGTGCGCATGGACGAGGGCGAAGGCGTCTTCACCAAGGACAAGGCCGGCAAGACCCTGCGCCAGCTGGCGCTGGACGCCATCGAGCAGACCGGCTTCTATCCCGAGAACGGCAAGACCCGCCTGCGCGACATGATCTCGGGCCGGCCCGACTGGTGCATCTCGCGCCAGCGCAACTGGGGCGTGCCCCTGCCCTTCTTCCTGCACAAGGCCAGCGGCGAGCTGCATCCGCGCACCATGGAAATCATGGACCAGGCGGCCGACATGGTCGCAAAGGGCGGCATCGAGGCCTGGAGCAAGGCCACGGCCGAGGACATCCTGGGCGCGGAAGCGGCCGACTACGCCAAGAGCAACGACATCCTGGACGTGTGGTTCGACTCCGGCACCACCCACTTCCACGTGCTGCGCGGCTCGCATTTCGACGACGGCATCAGCCGCGGCGGCGCGCGCGACGAGGGCCACCACACCAGCGGCCCCGAGGCCGACCTGTACCTCGAAGGCCACGACCAGCACCGCGGCTGGTTCCACAGCTCGCTGCTGACCGCCTGCGCCATGAACGACCGCGCGCCCTACAAGGGCCTGCTGACCCATGGCTTCACGGTGGACAGCCAGGGCCGCAAGATGAGCAAGTCGCTGGGCAACGGCGTCGATCCGCAGAAGACCAGCGAGAAGCTGGGCGCCGAGATCATCCGCCTGTGGGTGGCCGCCAGCGACTACTCCGGCGACATCGCCGGCGACGACAAGATCCTGGCCCGCGTGGTGGATGCCTACCGCCGCATCCGCAACACCCTGCGTTTCCTGCTGGCCAACACCAGCGACTTCGACATCGCCACCGACGCCGTGCCGCTGGCCGAGATGCTGGAGATCGACCGCTACGCCCTGGCCCGCGCCGCGCAGTTCCAGGAAGAGATCCTGGCCCACTACGAGGTCTACGAATTCCATCCGGTGGTCGCCAAGCTGCAGCTCTACTGCTCGGAAGACCTGGGCGGCTTCTACCTGGACGTGCTGAAGGACCGGCTCTACACCACCGCGCCGAAGTCCCTGGCCCGCCGCAGCGCGCAGACCGCGCTCTGGCAGATCGCCCAGGCCATGCTGCGCTGGATGGCGCCCTTCCTCAGCTTCACCGCGGAGGAGGCCTGGAAGTTCGTCGGCAACAGCGAGACCATCTTCCTGGAGCAGTACGCCGTGTTCGAGGGCGACGCCGCCGAGCGCAACGCCCTGCTCGACAAGTGGGCGCGCATCCGCGTGGCCCGCGAAATGGTCAACAAGGACATCGAGGTCCTGCGCGCCGACGGCAAGGTCGGCTCCTCGCTGCAGGCCAATGTGCGCCTGAGCGTGCCCATGGCCACCCACGGCGAACTCTGGCAGGCCCTGGCCAGCCTGGGCGAGGACCTGAAGTTCGTCTTCATCACCTCGGCCGTGGAACTGGCCGCCGGCGACACGATGCAGATCGAGACCCGAGCCAGCGAAGCCGCCAAGTGCGAGCGCTGCTGGCATTACCGCGAGGACGTGGGCATCGACCCGGCCCACCCCACCATCTGCGGCCGCTGCACCAGCAACCTCTACGGCGCCGGCGAAAACCGGGTGTTCGCATAA
- a CDS encoding bifunctional riboflavin kinase/FAD synthetase yields the protein MKVFRGFHHPGVAPASAVTIGNFDGVHRGHQAMLALLRSEAEHRGVPSCVLTFEPHPRDYFAKLAGKASLAPARIATLRDKLTELSRCGIDQAVVLPFDAALAAQSPQRFIDEVLVQGLGARYVLVGDDFRFGTERAGDYALLDAASAEAGFEVARMNSYEVRGLRVSSSAVREALAAGQMEQAARLLGRPYSLSGHVVHGRKLGRELGASSLGAGDGFRTLNLRFSHWKPAAAGIFAVRVFGLADQALEGVANMGVRPSLDPSDVNGGRVLLETHCLDWPAALGSEGAYGKIIRVELLHKLHDELRYPSLDALTAGIARDREDARGFFAAQRQAAAERIHGQTHRQTTRDRI from the coding sequence ATGAAGGTCTTTCGCGGTTTCCACCACCCGGGGGTTGCTCCCGCCAGTGCGGTGACCATCGGCAATTTCGACGGCGTGCACCGCGGCCACCAGGCCATGCTCGCCCTGCTGCGCAGCGAGGCAGAACACCGCGGCGTGCCCAGCTGCGTGCTGACGTTCGAGCCCCATCCGCGCGACTACTTCGCCAAGCTCGCCGGCAAGGCCAGCCTGGCGCCGGCGCGCATCGCCACCCTGCGCGACAAGCTCACCGAGCTGTCGCGCTGCGGCATCGATCAGGCCGTGGTCCTGCCTTTCGACGCGGCCCTGGCCGCGCAGTCGCCCCAGCGCTTCATCGACGAGGTGCTGGTGCAGGGCCTGGGCGCGCGTTATGTGCTGGTGGGCGACGATTTCCGCTTCGGCACCGAACGCGCGGGCGACTACGCCCTGCTGGACGCCGCCTCGGCCGAGGCCGGCTTCGAGGTGGCGCGCATGAACAGCTACGAGGTGCGCGGCCTGCGGGTGTCCAGTTCCGCCGTGCGCGAGGCCCTGGCCGCCGGGCAGATGGAACAGGCCGCGCGCCTGCTCGGCCGGCCCTACAGCCTGAGCGGGCATGTGGTGCACGGCCGCAAGCTCGGCCGCGAGCTGGGCGCCAGCAGCCTGGGCGCGGGCGACGGCTTCCGCACCCTCAACCTGCGCTTCTCGCACTGGAAGCCGGCCGCGGCGGGCATCTTCGCGGTACGGGTCTTCGGCCTCGCCGACCAGGCGCTCGAAGGCGTGGCCAACATGGGCGTGCGGCCCTCGCTGGACCCGTCGGACGTCAACGGCGGCCGGGTGCTGCTGGAGACCCATTGCCTGGACTGGCCGGCCGCCCTGGGCTCCGAGGGGGCCTACGGTAAAATCATCCGGGTGGAACTGCTGCACAAACTGCACGACGAGCTGCGCTACCCCAGCCTCGACGCCCTGACCGCCGGTATCGCGCGTGACCGCGAAGACGCGCGCGGCTTCTTCGCCGCCCAGCGCCAGGCCGCGGCCGAGCGCATCCATGGCCAGACCCACCGCCAGACCACGCGCGACCGAATTTGA
- a CDS encoding HNH endonuclease produces MKVLKLSAQGLPQSWISLQQAVIHYAAGEVRWESGAEIAVFRGGTNAITGLQSTIAINSIIGTRGVPRINPFQMRPGLTNAKLFARDRNICAYCGELCEEAELTREHIVPFAQRGPDTWMNVVTACRACNHRKSSRTPEQAGMPLLYAPYVPSLWEDFILRNRRILADQMEFLMAHVPASSRLAI; encoded by the coding sequence GTGAAGGTATTGAAGCTGTCGGCCCAGGGACTGCCCCAGTCCTGGATCAGCCTGCAACAGGCGGTGATCCACTATGCGGCCGGCGAGGTGCGCTGGGAGTCCGGTGCCGAGATCGCGGTCTTTCGCGGCGGCACCAACGCGATCACCGGCCTGCAGTCGACGATCGCCATCAACAGCATCATCGGCACCCGGGGCGTGCCGCGCATCAACCCCTTCCAGATGCGCCCGGGGCTGACCAACGCCAAGCTCTTCGCCCGCGACCGCAACATCTGCGCCTACTGCGGCGAGCTGTGCGAGGAGGCCGAACTCACCCGCGAACACATCGTGCCCTTCGCCCAGCGTGGTCCGGACACCTGGATGAACGTGGTCACCGCCTGCCGCGCCTGCAACCACCGAAAGAGCAGCCGCACGCCCGAGCAGGCCGGCATGCCGCTGCTGTACGCGCCCTACGTGCCCAGCCTCTGGGAGGACTTCATCCTGCGCAACCGGCGCATCCTGGCCGACCAGATGGAGTTCCTGATGGCGCATGTGCCGGCTTCTTCCCGATTGGCGATCTAG
- a CDS encoding YceH family protein → MPLRPLTPIEARVLGTLMEKARTVPDSYPLTLNSVVAGCNQKSSREPMPPITDGLAQEALDELRGLTLAFSTTGGRATRWEHNAERGIGVPGAAAAILGVLMLRGPLTPGELRIHTERWHRFADISSVEAFLDELAERSEERGGPLVQQLPRQPGSRESRWVHLLCGPVDPADYASGESAEAAPASAALAARVAALEEAVELLKAQVFALTPTNREHGGG, encoded by the coding sequence ATGCCCCTGCGCCCGCTCACCCCGATCGAAGCCCGCGTGCTCGGCACGCTGATGGAAAAAGCCCGCACCGTGCCCGACAGCTATCCGCTGACGCTCAACAGCGTGGTCGCCGGCTGCAACCAGAAATCCAGCCGCGAACCCATGCCGCCGATCACCGACGGTCTGGCCCAGGAAGCCCTGGACGAGCTGCGCGGCCTCACCCTGGCCTTTTCCACCACCGGCGGCCGCGCCACCCGCTGGGAACACAACGCCGAACGCGGTATCGGCGTGCCGGGCGCGGCCGCTGCCATCCTGGGCGTTTTGATGCTGCGCGGCCCGCTCACCCCGGGCGAGCTGCGCATCCACACCGAGCGCTGGCACCGCTTCGCGGACATCTCCTCGGTGGAGGCCTTCCTGGACGAACTGGCCGAACGCTCCGAGGAACGCGGCGGCCCGCTGGTGCAGCAACTGCCGCGCCAGCCCGGCTCACGGGAATCGCGCTGGGTGCATCTGCTGTGCGGACCGGTCGATCCGGCCGACTACGCATCCGGCGAATCGGCCGAGGCCGCGCCCGCATCGGCCGCCCTCGCAGCCCGCGTCGCCGCGCTGGAAGAGGCGGTGGAGCTGCTCAAGGCCCAGGTCTTCGCCCTGACTCCCACCAACCGGGAACACGGCGGCGGCTAG
- the purN gene encoding phosphoribosylglycinamide formyltransferase, with the protein MKSVVILISGAGSNMQSIVSAALREDWAGRHGARIAAVISNRPDAAGLAWAREQGIAAEAVDHRAFARREDFDTALAEAIDRHAPTLLVLAGFMRILGSAFVAHYAGRMVNIHPSLLPAFTGLDTHKRALEAGCTVHGVTVHRVTADLDLGPILGQAVVPVLPGDTPELLAARVLAQEHRLYPRVLAGLLSGEIS; encoded by the coding sequence ATGAAAAGTGTGGTGATTCTGATCTCTGGCGCGGGCTCCAACATGCAGTCCATCGTGTCGGCTGCCTTGCGCGAGGACTGGGCGGGCCGGCATGGCGCCCGCATCGCGGCGGTGATCAGCAACCGGCCCGATGCCGCCGGCCTGGCCTGGGCGCGGGAACAGGGCATCGCGGCCGAGGCGGTGGACCACCGCGCCTTCGCTCGCCGGGAAGACTTCGACACCGCCCTGGCCGAGGCGATCGACCGGCATGCGCCGACGCTGCTGGTGCTGGCGGGTTTCATGCGCATCCTGGGCTCGGCCTTCGTGGCGCATTACGCGGGGCGCATGGTCAACATCCATCCCTCGCTGCTGCCGGCCTTCACCGGCCTGGATACGCACAAAAGGGCGCTGGAAGCCGGCTGCACCGTGCACGGCGTGACCGTTCATCGGGTCACCGCCGACCTCGATCTGGGGCCCATCCTGGGCCAGGCCGTGGTGCCGGTGTTGCCGGGAGACACGCCGGAGCTGCTCGCCGCGCGTGTGCTGGCGCAGGAGCACCGCCTCTATCCGCGGGTGCTGGCCGGACTGCTGTCCGGGGAAATAAGCTGA
- a CDS encoding response regulator, which translates to MNQRPHILVVDDDQEITTLLSDYLERFGFTVHTAVDGKTMREQIARQAMDMVVLDVMLPGSDGLMLAREVRQHSRVPIIMLTARTGTHDRVVGLELGADDYMGKPFEPRELVARINTVLRRIPAGSGVQGSDDGVVRFDGWELRRDERRLTSPDGLVVPLSNAEYRLLTTFLSMPRRIFSRDQLMERARGRTMENFERSIDLLVSRLRQKLSDDPRAPSMIRTVRGAGYVFDVRSVQPQVGMH; encoded by the coding sequence ATGAACCAACGCCCCCACATCCTGGTGGTAGACGACGACCAGGAGATCACCACCCTGCTCAGCGACTACCTCGAACGCTTCGGTTTCACCGTACATACCGCTGTCGACGGCAAGACCATGCGCGAGCAGATCGCGCGCCAGGCGATGGACATGGTGGTGCTCGACGTCATGCTGCCCGGCAGCGACGGCCTGATGCTGGCCCGCGAGGTGCGCCAGCATTCGCGTGTGCCCATCATCATGCTGACCGCGCGCACCGGCACGCACGACCGGGTGGTCGGCCTGGAACTCGGCGCGGACGACTACATGGGCAAGCCCTTCGAGCCGCGCGAGCTGGTCGCCCGCATCAACACCGTGCTGCGCCGCATCCCGGCCGGCAGCGGCGTCCAGGGCAGCGACGACGGCGTGGTGCGTTTCGACGGCTGGGAGCTGCGCCGTGACGAGCGCCGGCTGACCTCGCCGGACGGGCTGGTGGTGCCGCTGTCGAATGCGGAATACCGGCTGCTCACCACCTTCCTGTCGATGCCGCGCCGCATCTTCAGCCGCGACCAGCTGATGGAGCGGGCCCGCGGCCGCACCATGGAGAACTTCGAGCGCAGCATCGACCTGCTGGTCTCGCGCCTGCGCCAGAAGCTGAGCGACGATCCGCGCGCGCCTTCCATGATCCGCACCGTGCGCGGGGCGGGTTATGTCTTCGACGTGCGTTCGGTCCAGCCGCAGGTCGGCATGCACTAG
- a CDS encoding ATP-binding protein, translating to MKLLRAAKTRVAALAMRALPSSLFGRLALLLFVVVLASHALVLTVMVEFHPWPGFDGPPPSFEAGQGAASGTRADPGTRPPQPPGTFAHGPGGMPIDAGMLFDIGVRLTALLFAAWIGARWLSEPVQRLADAARDLGGDINRLPLAEAGTTECREATRVFNGMQARIQRQIADRDRFVAAVSHDLRTPLTRLRLRAESLPDEEDRSSFRRDIAEMDAMIRDTLDYLLGVAQAEASVRLDVEALVCSFADDHADAGLPGSIAVSGSAAPMFGQPGALRRCIGNLIENALRYGGDAEIMLKDTPQALSIAIADRGPGLAPEELENVTKAFYRVESSRNRHSGGVGLGLSIAQEIAQRHGGKLLLSNREGGGLIAELQFARNAAA from the coding sequence ATGAAACTCCTGCGGGCCGCCAAGACACGCGTGGCGGCGCTGGCCATGCGTGCATTGCCCTCCAGCCTGTTCGGCCGGCTGGCGCTGCTGCTGTTCGTGGTGGTGCTGGCCAGCCATGCGCTGGTGCTGACGGTCATGGTGGAGTTCCACCCCTGGCCCGGTTTCGACGGACCGCCGCCGTCGTTCGAGGCAGGGCAGGGCGCGGCCTCCGGTACCCGCGCGGATCCCGGCACGCGGCCCCCGCAGCCGCCCGGCACCTTCGCGCACGGCCCGGGCGGCATGCCGATCGATGCCGGCATGCTCTTCGACATCGGCGTGCGCCTGACCGCCCTGCTGTTCGCCGCCTGGATCGGCGCGCGCTGGCTGTCCGAGCCAGTGCAGCGCCTGGCCGATGCGGCACGCGACTTGGGCGGCGACATCAACCGCCTGCCGCTGGCCGAAGCCGGCACCACCGAATGCCGCGAGGCCACACGGGTCTTCAACGGCATGCAGGCGCGCATCCAGCGCCAGATCGCCGACCGCGACCGTTTCGTCGCCGCCGTGTCGCACGACCTGCGCACGCCCCTGACCCGGCTGCGCCTGCGCGCTGAATCCCTGCCCGACGAAGAGGACCGCAGCAGCTTTCGCCGCGACATCGCCGAGATGGACGCCATGATCCGCGACACGCTCGACTACCTGCTGGGCGTGGCCCAGGCCGAGGCCAGCGTGCGCCTGGACGTCGAGGCGCTGGTCTGCAGCTTCGCCGACGACCATGCCGACGCAGGCCTGCCCGGCAGCATCGCCGTGAGCGGCTCGGCCGCGCCCATGTTCGGCCAGCCGGGCGCGCTGCGCCGCTGCATCGGCAACCTGATCGAGAACGCGCTGCGCTACGGCGGCGATGCTGAAATCATGCTCAAAGACACGCCGCAGGCGCTCAGCATCGCCATCGCCGATCGCGGCCCCGGCCTGGCGCCGGAAGAACTCGAGAACGTGACCAAGGCCTTCTACCGGGTGGAGTCCTCGCGCAACCGGCATTCGGGCGGCGTGGGGCTGGGCCTGTCGATCGCGCAGGAAATCGCCCAGCGCCACGGCGGCAAACTGCTGCTTTCCAACCGCGAAGGCGGCGGCCTGATCGCCGAATTGCAGTTCGCGCGTAACGCCGCGGCCTGA